The proteins below are encoded in one region of Nitrosomonas ureae:
- a CDS encoding porin, whose product MNESYHHSKKKFLKRLLIVFTLGSTFLFFTYATTPYANNLKKHFKDSRIELGGWIHGGATLNPSQAGGYNGPVAFADQANRFQLNQFNLFLQRPVISETRKWDFGGRFDFLFGTDAIFTQAFGVPTFDVNSGEPLNRNNWDLNLCCSSTRTYGIALPQAYLEVHVPIGKNGINLKAGHFYSPTGFETIPAPDNFFYTRAYSFNAGEPFTHTGLQANYIVNNNWSVSGSAVTGSATGGWDSGWDKQLGNWGGVAGITWTSDNQATSLNVTGTYGKISTRSDESWGMYNIVFQHKINPKTLLVLHHVHGYAGDVLLNNLKYTNVVKNAEWIGFVTHLYHDLTDNLSIGVRGEWFRDRDGFRNPSPFRVAAATNIVNGVATSYAGNISSVTITPADYYAATIGLNWKAAKTLKLQSEALKKLNIRPNIRYDRVDALHTTAYRPFAGNKDQILFSLDFVIPF is encoded by the coding sequence ATGAATGAATCGTACCATCACTCTAAAAAGAAATTCCTGAAAAGGTTATTAATTGTTTTCACATTAGGAAGTACGTTTCTTTTCTTTACATATGCAACTACTCCTTACGCAAATAATTTAAAGAAACATTTTAAAGATAGCCGTATAGAGCTCGGTGGTTGGATTCATGGCGGCGCGACTTTAAACCCCAGTCAAGCAGGGGGTTATAATGGCCCTGTTGCTTTTGCTGACCAGGCTAATCGATTCCAATTAAATCAATTCAATTTGTTTCTGCAACGCCCGGTAATATCCGAAACCAGAAAATGGGATTTTGGCGGACGTTTTGACTTTTTATTTGGAACCGATGCGATCTTCACGCAAGCCTTTGGTGTACCAACTTTCGATGTGAATTCTGGAGAGCCTCTCAATCGCAATAACTGGGATCTCAATCTATGCTGTTCTTCAACGCGCACTTATGGCATTGCACTTCCCCAAGCTTACTTGGAAGTGCATGTACCCATAGGAAAAAACGGAATCAATCTAAAAGCAGGGCATTTTTACTCACCGACCGGTTTTGAAACCATCCCAGCACCGGATAATTTCTTCTATACCCGTGCCTACTCCTTTAATGCCGGAGAACCCTTCACACATACCGGCCTCCAAGCCAACTATATCGTCAACAATAATTGGTCCGTCTCAGGGAGTGCGGTCACCGGCAGTGCAACAGGTGGTTGGGATAGCGGATGGGATAAACAATTAGGTAATTGGGGAGGTGTTGCGGGTATTACCTGGACTAGCGATAATCAGGCCACCTCGCTCAACGTTACCGGCACTTATGGCAAAATTTCAACACGCAGTGACGAGTCATGGGGAATGTACAATATTGTATTTCAACACAAAATAAATCCAAAAACGCTGCTGGTACTGCATCATGTTCATGGTTATGCCGGTGACGTTTTATTAAATAATTTGAAATACACGAATGTAGTAAAAAATGCTGAATGGATTGGTTTTGTAACACACCTATACCATGATCTTACTGACAATTTATCGATTGGTGTACGTGGAGAATGGTTCCGTGACCGGGATGGATTCCGCAATCCCTCCCCTTTCCGGGTTGCTGCGGCAACCAATATCGTAAACGGTGTGGCCACCAGCTATGCCGGCAATATCAGCAGTGTCACTATTACCCCGGCCGACTACTATGCTGCTACCATCGGTTTAAACTGGAAAGCTGCAAAAACATTGAAACTTCAATCGGAGGCGTTAAAAAAGCTCAACATCCGCCCCAATATCCGCTATGACAGGGTCGATGCTTTGCATACAACCGCTTATCGACCCTTTGCCGGCAATAAAGATCAAATTCTATTCTCACTCGATTTCGTAATCCCATTTTAG
- a CDS encoding response regulator — protein MSTNKIKVMLVDDHAMLRHGMAMMINMESDMEVIAEAGDGNEALAILKKNEPVDIVLLDVTLKTVSGFEVIKSMHALIPTLPVLFVSMHDESVYAERALRAGARGYVMKQEPGEILLAAIHEVLKGNVYLSQQMHEKLLKRIASGHSEPEQLINTLTPSEFEVLHLIGQGHSSQEIAKLLCRSIKTIETHRFNIRVKLHLKDGADLIRYATRWISEEH, from the coding sequence ATGTCTACAAATAAAATAAAAGTAATGTTAGTGGATGACCATGCCATGTTAAGGCATGGCATGGCGATGATGATCAACATGGAATCCGATATGGAAGTAATTGCCGAAGCCGGTGATGGCAACGAGGCATTGGCAATACTGAAGAAAAATGAACCTGTTGATATTGTTTTATTGGATGTCACGCTTAAAACCGTATCCGGTTTTGAAGTGATTAAAAGTATGCATGCACTGATACCTACACTTCCCGTCCTATTTGTCTCCATGCATGATGAATCAGTGTATGCAGAGCGCGCTTTACGCGCCGGCGCGCGTGGCTATGTGATGAAACAAGAACCGGGCGAAATATTGCTGGCGGCGATTCATGAAGTACTTAAGGGTAACGTTTATTTGAGCCAGCAAATGCATGAGAAATTGTTGAAACGTATCGCCTCTGGTCACTCCGAGCCCGAGCAGCTGATCAATACACTTACTCCCAGCGAATTTGAAGTACTCCACTTGATTGGACAGGGGCACAGCAGTCAAGAAATTGCAAAATTGCTGTGCCGCAGCATTAAAACCATTGAAACGCATCGTTTCAATATCCGGGTCAAACTGCATTTAAAAGATGGCGCCGACTTAATCCGCTACGCCACACGTTGGATTTCCGAAGAACACTGA
- a CDS encoding MutS-related protein gives MIDIWRKKFILSDSEQPTTVEAIRPTESNYEVLDAKTFEAIEAETLFHTINQTQTESGRLTLYRSIARPNQNAEILQQKQMALLEMESDPQLYDAITKFVSKATSGEKSLKYLLYGEFVGGLTTEEPSSRTDKLEFGGYGYRQYVDGTEFAVDLVEGAAQIPQPQSAYLRALLDAFRDFGRSRTYALMKGPVYVSGSKFKSKKEKSVFDLFSRFRPSLFKLIPIAIFFAASYGILFFFENFMPQFNVSYIGYGILALTVPVFPILLLAMGVSDRDSIIYPLRKQFRESPDLPKAIEALGMLDELLSFCRYGQSLTGDKVLPQILDEKQHRLTVSQARNPLLVRTIPDYVPNDIHLDQAGRVLIITGPNSGGKTAYCKAVVQIQLLGQIGCYIPATQGQLVPAERLYYQVPDPGQLSAAMGRFGHELQRTKEIFFNATPLSLVILDELSEGTTFEEKMTISEYILKGFHKLGASTLLVTHNHELCELLQKDGIGRYLQVEFMSQGPTHRLIEGISKVSHADRVASAIGFSQKDVEAHLQKQESVR, from the coding sequence ATGATTGATATTTGGCGCAAAAAATTTATCTTATCCGATTCCGAGCAACCCACGACGGTGGAAGCTATCCGTCCTACCGAAAGCAATTACGAAGTACTGGATGCGAAAACCTTTGAAGCGATTGAAGCAGAGACCTTGTTTCATACGATCAATCAAACCCAAACTGAATCCGGCCGACTGACGCTGTATCGCTCCATTGCCCGCCCGAATCAGAATGCGGAAATATTGCAGCAGAAACAGATGGCATTACTTGAGATGGAGTCGGATCCGCAATTGTATGATGCAATCACGAAATTTGTGAGCAAAGCGACTTCCGGAGAAAAATCATTGAAATATCTGTTATATGGCGAATTTGTTGGTGGGCTGACGACCGAGGAGCCGAGCAGCCGTACCGATAAACTGGAATTCGGCGGCTATGGCTATCGGCAATACGTGGATGGAACCGAATTTGCCGTGGATCTGGTTGAAGGCGCTGCACAAATTCCGCAGCCACAGTCTGCTTATTTGCGCGCGCTGCTGGATGCCTTCCGTGATTTCGGCCGATCGCGCACCTATGCATTAATGAAAGGCCCGGTTTATGTTTCCGGCAGCAAGTTTAAAAGCAAAAAAGAAAAATCGGTCTTTGATCTATTTTCACGCTTCAGGCCTTCATTGTTTAAACTTATCCCGATAGCGATTTTCTTTGCCGCGTCGTACGGTATTCTGTTTTTCTTTGAAAACTTCATGCCGCAGTTCAATGTGTCTTACATCGGTTATGGCATTTTGGCGCTCACGGTGCCGGTGTTTCCGATCCTGCTGCTGGCGATGGGCGTATCCGATCGCGATTCGATCATTTACCCCTTGCGCAAGCAATTCCGCGAAAGCCCCGATCTGCCCAAAGCTATTGAGGCCCTTGGCATGCTGGATGAATTATTGTCTTTTTGCCGCTATGGTCAGTCGCTTACTGGCGACAAAGTATTGCCGCAAATTCTTGATGAGAAGCAGCACCGCCTAACCGTCAGTCAGGCCCGGAATCCGTTGCTGGTACGAACCATTCCTGATTATGTACCGAACGATATCCACCTCGATCAGGCAGGTCGCGTGCTGATCATCACCGGCCCGAATAGTGGCGGAAAAACGGCGTATTGCAAGGCCGTGGTGCAAATTCAACTGCTCGGGCAAATCGGCTGCTATATCCCCGCCACGCAAGGACAACTGGTTCCGGCCGAACGTCTCTATTATCAAGTGCCTGACCCAGGCCAGCTCAGCGCCGCAATGGGACGTTTCGGTCATGAACTGCAGCGTACCAAGGAGATTTTCTTTAATGCCACACCACTCAGTCTGGTGATATTGGATGAATTATCCGAAGGCACGACGTTTGAAGAAAAAATGACGATCTCGGAATATATCCTGAAAGGATTCCATAAACTCGGTGCCAGCACTTTGCTGGTCACGCACAATCACGAACTGTGCGAATTGTTGCAGAAAGACGGTATTGGCCGCTATCTGCAAGTAGAATTCATGTCGCAAGGTCCGACACATCGCCTGATTGAAGGCATTTCCAAAGTAAGTCATGCCGATCGTGTTGCGAGTGCAATTGGGTTTAGTCAGAAAGATGTGGAAGCGCATTTGCAAAAGCAGGAGAGCGTAAGATGA
- a CDS encoding porin, with protein sequence MKYSGWLICALTSAILFCSIYSDNLCANSFKKFLTHHKLEFGGWIHGGATLNPSQSGGFNGPVIFADQANRFQLNQFNLFMRRSVVSEGKTWDFGGRFDFMFGTDAIFTQAFGVPSFDVNDGTPLKRNEWDLNLCCDSTRTYGIALPQTYLEAYVPAGNGLNIKLGHFYTPTGFETVPAPDNFFYTRAYTLNVGEPFTHTGMLATYYVNPNWQIMGGPLTGSATGGWDAGWDRHLSNWSGLGGFTWTSDNQTTSFHLSGTYGETSARSSEIWGFYNIVFKHRITPKTLLVLHQVYGHAGGVLLNNLKYTNVIKDAEWFSALMHLYYDLTDNVSIGARGEWYRDEDGFRNPSPFRIAAATNVVNGIPVSYAGNLSTVTITPADYYSMTLGLNWKAAKTLKLTWNALKKLTIRPNIRYDRVDAYKTSAYRPFDGNKDQILFSLDFLLPF encoded by the coding sequence ATGAAATACTCAGGATGGCTGATATGTGCCCTGACAAGTGCCATCCTTTTCTGTTCCATATATTCGGATAATCTTTGTGCCAATAGCTTTAAAAAGTTTCTCACCCATCACAAATTGGAATTTGGCGGCTGGATTCATGGCGGCGCAACACTCAATCCCAGCCAATCAGGGGGATTTAATGGCCCGGTTATTTTTGCCGACCAGGCCAATCGGTTCCAGTTGAATCAATTTAACCTGTTTATGCGGCGTTCGGTTGTTTCCGAAGGAAAAACATGGGATTTTGGCGGGCGTTTCGATTTTATGTTCGGAACCGATGCCATTTTCACTCAGGCATTTGGCGTGCCGTCCTTCGATGTCAATGACGGAACACCACTCAAAAGAAATGAGTGGGATCTCAATCTATGCTGCGATTCTACGCGTACCTACGGCATCGCTCTGCCGCAAACCTATCTGGAAGCCTATGTCCCTGCCGGTAATGGGCTCAACATAAAATTAGGTCACTTCTATACGCCTACCGGCTTCGAAACTGTTCCAGCGCCCGATAATTTTTTCTACACGCGAGCATATACTTTGAACGTCGGCGAGCCTTTCACGCATACGGGAATGCTCGCCACGTATTATGTCAATCCAAACTGGCAAATTATGGGGGGACCGCTGACAGGCAGCGCAACAGGTGGGTGGGATGCAGGCTGGGATAGGCACCTCAGTAATTGGAGCGGATTAGGAGGATTCACCTGGACCAGCGATAATCAAACCACTTCATTCCATCTTTCCGGAACCTATGGCGAAACCTCCGCGCGCAGCAGTGAGATTTGGGGGTTCTACAATATCGTGTTCAAGCACAGAATCACCCCCAAAACCTTGCTGGTTTTACACCAGGTTTATGGCCATGCCGGCGGCGTATTGCTGAACAATCTAAAATACACCAACGTCATCAAGGATGCCGAATGGTTTAGCGCGCTCATGCATCTATACTATGATCTGACCGATAATGTATCCATTGGCGCCCGGGGCGAATGGTATCGTGACGAAGACGGCTTTCGTAACCCCTCCCCGTTCCGTATCGCCGCCGCCACCAATGTCGTAAATGGCATCCCTGTCAGTTATGCCGGAAACCTCAGTACCGTCACCATCACCCCGGCCGATTATTATTCCATGACGCTCGGTTTAAATTGGAAAGCCGCCAAAACGCTTAAGCTGACCTGGAATGCGCTAAAAAAACTCACTATCCGCCCGAACATCCGCTATGACAGGGTCGATGCGTATAAAACCAGCGCATACCGGCCGTTCGACGGAAACAAAGACCAGATCCTGTTTTCACTCGACTTTTTGCTGCCTTTTTAG